One genomic region from Kamptonema formosum PCC 6407 encodes:
- a CDS encoding CHASE2 domain-containing protein, giving the protein MKNAVKLQQFISSWRIVLLVAPSLATLIIVLRFLGLFQMLEWAALDQWFRLRPPELTDPRIVIVTIDEASIRSIGQWPIPDAILAKVINKIHQQQPRAIGMDLYRDLPVQPGHEELIEALKSTPNLIGVQKLVGDGYGPEVNPPQGLNKSDRIAAADLVLDADGKVRRGLISLESQSGETVLGLGVKLALKYLEREGIELQELDANKRYYQLGKAKFIPFAKNDGGYIRADDRGYQIMLNYRGGQKNFKTFSMMQVLKGQMPANWGRDRLVLIGITAASINDNFFTPYSSSFTAFPERMPGVIIHANLTSQILSAALDGRSQIQVWSEPLQSLWIIKWCFLGAILTWGVQSQKLFNRRIARIKKIAILGLAASLLVVSSYLSFLLGWWIPFVAPLIALGGATSAIAMYITYLIKQANTELANYSQEINLLNDCLKAENLRMVAELKVTRRLQQMILPKKSELLQIDGLEIAGFMEPADQIGGDYYDVLKCGDRIKIAIGDVTGHGLESGVLMLMVQTAVRTLLEAKFIEAKEFFSLLNRTIYKNLERMNSDKNMTLVLLDYNDGVLTLSGQHEEVLVVRSSHEVERIDTVELGFPIGLVEDIADTVASTEVKLNTGDVVVLYTDGITEALDINKMEYGLERLIEVVKQNYEASTAEIRDAVISDVRQHIGEQRVYDDITILILKQN; this is encoded by the coding sequence ATGAAAAATGCCGTTAAACTCCAACAGTTTATAAGTAGTTGGCGCATAGTATTATTGGTAGCTCCATCATTAGCAACTTTAATCATTGTCTTGAGGTTTTTAGGACTGTTTCAAATGTTAGAATGGGCCGCCCTTGACCAGTGGTTCCGCCTGCGTCCCCCAGAACTTACCGACCCCCGTATTGTTATAGTTACTATTGATGAAGCTTCAATTAGAAGTATTGGGCAATGGCCAATTCCCGATGCGATTTTAGCAAAAGTTATAAATAAGATCCACCAACAGCAACCCCGCGCTATTGGTATGGATTTATATCGGGACTTACCCGTACAGCCTGGCCATGAAGAACTCATAGAAGCGCTCAAATCAACTCCGAATCTAATTGGCGTTCAAAAGTTAGTAGGAGATGGATACGGGCCGGAGGTAAATCCACCTCAAGGCTTGAATAAATCGGATCGGATTGCTGCTGCGGATCTGGTATTAGATGCCGATGGTAAAGTTCGCCGGGGCTTGATTTCTCTGGAGTCTCAATCAGGTGAAACAGTGCTAGGTTTAGGTGTAAAACTAGCATTAAAATATTTAGAACGTGAGGGAATTGAGCTGCAAGAGCTGGATGCAAATAAACGTTATTATCAATTAGGAAAAGCTAAATTTATTCCTTTTGCAAAGAACGACGGCGGTTATATCCGGGCTGACGATCGCGGCTATCAAATCATGCTGAATTATAGAGGAGGGCAAAAGAATTTTAAAACCTTCTCTATGATGCAAGTTCTTAAGGGACAAATGCCTGCAAATTGGGGGAGAGATCGCTTAGTTTTAATTGGGATAACCGCAGCCAGTATCAACGATAATTTCTTCACTCCCTACAGCAGTTCATTTACTGCCTTTCCAGAAAGAATGCCGGGAGTAATTATTCATGCCAATTTAACCAGCCAAATTTTGAGTGCAGCACTGGATGGACGATCTCAGATTCAAGTTTGGTCTGAACCACTACAATCACTGTGGATTATAAAATGGTGTTTTTTAGGTGCTATTCTCACTTGGGGAGTACAGTCTCAAAAACTATTTAATCGGCGCATCGCGCGCATAAAAAAGATAGCAATTCTTGGGCTAGCAGCAAGTCTTCTGGTTGTAAGTTCATATCTATCTTTCCTACTAGGTTGGTGGATTCCTTTTGTCGCGCCTTTAATCGCTTTAGGGGGAGCTACCAGCGCTATTGCTATGTATATTACGTATTTAATCAAGCAAGCTAACACCGAATTAGCTAACTATAGTCAGGAAATTAATCTGCTCAATGATTGCCTGAAAGCTGAAAACCTCCGCATGGTTGCTGAGCTAAAAGTAACGCGCCGTCTTCAGCAAATGATCCTGCCTAAAAAATCAGAACTATTACAAATAGATGGGTTAGAAATCGCAGGGTTTATGGAGCCTGCGGATCAAATCGGAGGTGACTACTACGATGTTCTTAAGTGTGGCGATCGCATTAAAATTGCTATCGGTGACGTGACGGGACACGGCTTAGAAAGTGGAGTATTAATGCTGATGGTGCAGACAGCAGTACGAACGCTACTAGAGGCTAAATTTATTGAAGCAAAAGAGTTTTTCTCTCTCCTCAATCGCACCATTTATAAGAACTTAGAGCGGATGAACTCTGATAAAAATATGACCCTGGTATTGTTGGATTATAACGATGGGGTCTTGACATTAAGCGGGCAACACGAAGAGGTACTTGTCGTGCGCTCTAGTCACGAAGTTGAGCGCATTGATACGGTAGAATTGGGTTTTCCCATCGGATTAGTAGAAGATATTGCCGATACTGTAGCTTCTACGGAAGTGAAGTTGAATACAGGTGATGTTGTGGTACTCTACACTGACGGCATTACTGAGGCTCTGGATATCAATAAAATGGAATATGGCTTAGAGCGGCTAATTGAGGTAGTAAAGCAAAACTACGAAGCTTCTACTGCTGAAATTAGGGATGCTGTCATCAGCGACGTTCGGCAGCATATTGGGGAACAAAGAGTTTATGATGATATTACAATACTTATCCTCAAACAAAATTGA
- a CDS encoding DUF928 domain-containing protein codes for MNIHKFSRPFLSLLAVPLFAGLTLLPIAPATSVTFQPKGSPDRTAGGASRGLCSPAGVTSLGQGPKGAIAALIPATDAEFTAAAYPTVLVKIPEFKSVEAEFVLWDENSNEIYQTTVTLNDKPGIVSFKVPSSVEPLAIGKRYQWSVALICDPANRQRDIVVGGWLQRADVNPNLRSQLEGADLLQQTRLYAQNGFWYDTVATLAELKRSRPDDTSIAAEWQELLQSVGLAELSQIPLANCCQAQS; via the coding sequence ATGAATATTCACAAGTTTTCTCGCCCGTTTTTGTCCCTATTGGCAGTCCCCCTGTTTGCAGGACTGACACTGTTGCCGATCGCACCAGCTACGAGTGTTACATTCCAACCTAAAGGTAGCCCCGATCGCACCGCAGGGGGCGCATCGCGCGGCTTATGTTCCCCAGCAGGAGTAACATCGTTAGGTCAAGGGCCTAAAGGGGCGATCGCAGCCTTAATTCCTGCTACAGATGCAGAATTCACCGCCGCAGCTTATCCAACCGTACTCGTCAAAATCCCCGAATTTAAATCCGTAGAAGCTGAGTTTGTTTTGTGGGATGAAAACTCGAACGAAATTTACCAAACTACCGTTACACTTAATGATAAACCTGGAATTGTTAGCTTTAAAGTACCAAGTAGTGTAGAGCCGTTAGCGATCGGTAAACGCTATCAGTGGAGTGTCGCTCTAATTTGCGATCCAGCCAACCGCCAACGAGATATCGTGGTGGGAGGATGGCTGCAACGCGCCGACGTTAATCCTAACCTCCGCAGTCAACTAGAGGGTGCAGATCTCCTACAGCAAACAAGACTCTATGCTCAAAATGGATTTTGGTATGACACTGTAGCAACATTAGCCGAATTAAAGCGATCGCGCCCTGATGATACCAGCATTGCTGCTGAATGGCAGGAACTCCTCCAGTCTGTCGGCTTAGCCGAACTTAGCCAAATACCTCTAGCCAACTGCTGTCAAGCTCAAAGTTAA
- a CDS encoding CHAT domain-containing protein — translation MKITRSQRNFAFLLLLSLLLALAIPPAVAQMQPPAAMQLVQQARTLYDRDRYSEAAPLLQQAATSFEAQGDRLNQAMALTNLAATYGQLSQWEAAEQTLNSSLSLLQQQSQTLEQQRILAQTHDIQGQIQLERGRVQDALDTWIESGKIYQKIEAPQQLIQNQISQSFALQSLGLYPRACKTLLTTLKLEAQTCELSKEGLQTLKNQPVSLENVRATNALGHVLLVLGQLNQSQEVLEVGLQASKQLNIPQEQAAIYLNLGNTVRAQSNNPGLNAEERNEFEQSAIAIYNQAAKLTTQRDTELQANLNQLSLLVDRKDWAEAEVIWRTSIKPKMTQIPSNQAGIYAQINLAQSLMKLSQSSQITPLFIAIESILNQASGQANILGNPRIQAYILAAQGKLYELQQQPSKAETFTTKALGLAPAFQSPDIAYQLLWQLGRIKKAQGNTEDAIAQYSQAVKILSALRGDLVTVNPEVQFSFRESVEPVYRELVGLLLKEDSPSQDKLKFARQTIESLQLAELDNFFRDACADAKPKAIDEVDPTAAVIYPIILSDRLEVIVSIPGKPLRHYSVVKSQEQLETTFRRMRNSLRQTSALSERLPIAQEVYDWLIRPADADFASSGIKTLVFVLDGYLRNLPMAALYDGQQYLLQKYTIALTPGLQLLEAQSLRKVKLQVLTAGLTEARQGFSALPGVASEVQQIADVLPTSSILNEQFISKELQSRLESVSFPIVHLATHGQFSSNAADTFILTWDERVNVKELDRLLRSRSGEKALPIELLVLSACETASGDSRASLGLAGIAIRSGARSTLGTLWQVSDEATAIFMTEFYRQLAKSKISKAEALRNAQVAVMENRQYQNPYFWAPFVIVGNWQ, via the coding sequence ATGAAAATCACGCGATCGCAAAGAAATTTTGCCTTTTTATTGTTGCTTTCACTTCTGTTAGCCCTTGCCATCCCGCCCGCAGTGGCTCAGATGCAGCCACCAGCAGCGATGCAACTTGTCCAACAAGCTCGCACCCTGTACGATCGCGATCGCTACTCAGAAGCCGCGCCTCTATTACAACAAGCAGCAACAAGCTTTGAAGCACAAGGCGATCGCCTCAATCAAGCAATGGCTTTGACCAATTTAGCTGCAACTTACGGGCAACTCTCACAATGGGAAGCAGCAGAGCAAACTCTGAATTCTAGTTTATCTCTGCTACAACAGCAATCCCAAACCCTTGAACAGCAGCGCATTCTAGCTCAAACTCACGATATCCAAGGACAAATACAACTAGAACGGGGGCGGGTTCAAGATGCCCTCGATACTTGGATTGAATCTGGTAAAATTTACCAGAAAATTGAAGCTCCCCAGCAATTAATCCAAAATCAGATTAGCCAAAGCTTTGCTCTGCAATCACTCGGACTTTACCCCAGAGCTTGCAAAACCCTATTAACTACCTTAAAGCTGGAAGCGCAAACCTGCGAACTTTCTAAAGAAGGTTTACAAACCTTGAAAAATCAGCCTGTTTCCCTGGAAAATGTGCGGGCTACCAATGCTTTAGGTCATGTGTTGCTAGTTTTGGGTCAATTGAATCAGTCTCAGGAAGTGCTAGAAGTTGGCTTACAAGCATCTAAGCAATTAAATATCCCGCAAGAACAAGCTGCAATTTACCTGAATCTAGGTAATACAGTACGGGCTCAAAGTAACAACCCTGGTTTAAACGCAGAAGAGCGTAACGAGTTCGAGCAATCTGCGATCGCAATTTATAACCAAGCTGCAAAACTGACAACCCAGAGGGATACTGAGCTTCAGGCTAACTTAAACCAGCTTAGCCTCTTGGTAGACAGGAAAGATTGGGCAGAGGCGGAGGTGATCTGGCGAACGTCGATCAAACCTAAAATGACTCAGATTCCCTCCAATCAGGCTGGAATCTACGCTCAAATTAACCTGGCTCAAAGCTTGATGAAACTCTCGCAGTCATCGCAAATAACGCCGCTATTCATCGCAATTGAAAGTATTCTGAATCAAGCCAGCGGACAGGCAAATATCTTAGGCAATCCGCGCATTCAAGCTTATATTCTGGCGGCTCAGGGCAAGTTATACGAACTTCAGCAACAGCCATCAAAGGCAGAAACTTTCACAACTAAGGCTCTGGGTTTAGCGCCAGCATTTCAATCTCCTGATATTGCCTACCAATTACTTTGGCAACTGGGGCGGATTAAGAAAGCCCAGGGAAATACAGAAGATGCGATCGCACAATATAGCCAAGCCGTAAAAATCTTATCTGCTCTGCGGGGCGATTTGGTGACAGTCAATCCTGAAGTGCAATTTTCTTTCCGAGAAAGCGTGGAACCTGTCTATAGGGAATTGGTGGGATTGCTTTTAAAAGAAGATTCGCCCAGCCAAGATAAACTCAAATTTGCTCGCCAAACCATTGAGTCTTTACAATTAGCGGAATTAGACAACTTTTTCCGCGATGCTTGTGCGGATGCGAAACCCAAAGCGATTGATGAAGTCGATCCTACTGCGGCTGTAATCTACCCGATTATTTTAAGCGATCGCCTAGAAGTAATCGTCTCCATCCCCGGTAAACCTCTTCGCCACTATAGCGTTGTCAAATCTCAGGAACAGCTAGAAACTACCTTTAGAAGAATGCGAAATTCTTTGAGGCAAACTTCTGCTCTCAGCGAGCGTTTACCCATTGCTCAAGAAGTATACGACTGGTTAATCCGCCCTGCTGATGCGGATTTTGCCTCTAGCGGCATTAAAACTCTAGTATTTGTTTTGGATGGCTATTTGCGAAATCTGCCGATGGCAGCTTTATATGATGGTCAACAGTATCTACTGCAAAAATACACCATTGCTCTTACGCCGGGACTGCAATTACTAGAGGCGCAATCGCTGAGAAAAGTAAAATTACAAGTGCTAACTGCTGGCTTGACAGAAGCACGTCAGGGCTTCTCAGCTTTACCAGGAGTAGCAAGTGAAGTTCAGCAGATTGCAGATGTGCTACCCACGAGTTCAATTTTGAACGAACAGTTTATTAGCAAGGAGTTACAATCGAGACTAGAATCAGTTTCTTTTCCGATTGTTCACTTAGCAACTCACGGTCAATTTAGCTCGAATGCGGCAGATACTTTCATTTTGACTTGGGATGAGCGAGTGAATGTTAAGGAGTTAGATAGATTATTGCGATCGCGCAGCGGTGAGAAGGCTTTACCCATTGAGTTACTGGTTTTGAGCGCCTGTGAAACGGCTTCTGGCGATTCTCGCGCTTCTTTAGGTTTGGCTGGGATTGCAATTCGTTCGGGAGCTCGCAGCACTTTGGGAACTCTTTGGCAAGTCAGTGATGAAGCTACGGCTATTTTTATGACTGAATTTTATCGACAGCTTGCTAAGTCGAAAATTAGTAAAGCTGAAGCTCTTCGCAATGCTCAAGTAGCGGTAATGGAAAACCGGCAATATCAAAATCCTTATTTCTGGGCACCATTTGTAATTGTCGGTAATTGGCAATAA
- a CDS encoding Uma2 family endonuclease, which translates to MQVTEQRYYSPEEYLALEEVADYKSEYIDGEIYPMAGGSTNHNQIAGNFYAELNVAFKKLDYRVYMGDVRLWMPKKRIYTYPDVMVVIGEPEYFNNRTDTITNPKVIMEVLSKSTKGYDRSGKFEAYRTIPTVEEYILVDQTKIYIEQFYKTGKKRWSFREYDAEDEAIALNSVPFEISLADVYNKVKFEEIEAEVES; encoded by the coding sequence ATGCAAGTTACCGAACAGCGATACTACTCCCCAGAGGAATATCTGGCGCTAGAGGAAGTAGCAGACTACAAAAGCGAATACATTGATGGGGAAATTTATCCAATGGCAGGCGGATCTACTAATCACAATCAGATAGCTGGTAATTTCTATGCGGAGCTAAATGTTGCTTTCAAGAAATTAGATTACCGAGTTTATATGGGTGATGTGCGGCTGTGGATGCCGAAGAAACGCATTTACACTTATCCAGATGTGATGGTAGTGATAGGAGAGCCAGAATATTTCAATAATCGCACTGATACGATTACTAATCCGAAAGTGATTATGGAGGTTTTGTCTAAGTCTACTAAAGGGTATGACCGCAGTGGTAAGTTTGAGGCTTATCGGACTATTCCCACTGTTGAGGAGTACATCTTAGTAGATCAAACTAAAATTTACATAGAACAGTTTTATAAGACCGGAAAAAAACGTTGGTCATTTAGAGAGTATGATGCAGAAGATGAGGCGATCGCTCTCAATTCAGTACCTTTTGAGATTTCCCTGGCAGATGTGTATAATAAGGTCAAGTTTGAAGAGATAGAGGCGGAGGTTGAATCCTAG
- a CDS encoding two-partner secretion domain-containing protein, producing MPRQSSTLFFAFLLLFPFPAFAQIIPDNTLGAESSRIVPATINNLPSDRIEGGANRGVNLFHSFREFNVGEGRGAYFANPNGIANIFTRVTGGNPSNILGVLGVQGNANLFLLNPRGIIFGPNARLDLRGSFLASSASGILFNNDFEFSAVDANAVPLLAINIPVGLRFRENPGTIINQSKTVGEVPNLPPLPIEIPIVNKVGLAVEPGKTLALIGGDIQLQGGNLTAYSSQIILGSVTSPGIVKVEPLPIDLNLNYDNIQNFGNIELSDSIINTSGLEGGRIDIMGSNVTLNGSRILALTFGNMDGRGININAQQLRTDNGSQIYTLALGNGAAGNINIRASNSVEMSGIGFESYQQFLQNYLISGTANPLDPQIVLSSGTIGTGVAGTIAINTGRLLINNGSIVGSSTFASGNGGNVTIRAREFDLAGSAINSGTLVGSTGIGGNITFEGERLTVRDGAAIASVTRSGAPSGNINIKANESLEILRTPAGSAVQTLISTNALGQNGNAGNITIDTKKLTITDGAGISLSSGAAIGTQLLNTTGGVGGNLTIRASESIEMGGISEVLANGSRSISFITSDTYSSNRGGDIYISTPVLLLRSGGFISAGSFGKADAANVTIDAQKVELIGNGSTGEFSTAIQASVGFLYLLTNPNATANAGSLNLNVSQLTMRDGATINVQALGRGQAGNINVIADSITMENKASINASNDSGGGGNVNLRARDIQLRRESRIVTDAGISDGGNIRINSEILASLPNENNDITANARTARGGQVTVNVPNIFGFTAVTREQARSSLGLTDAEFAALQVNPTSLIATSDIAAISQQAGPALQGAVTFSTTGVNPAQGLVALPQNVVDPATLIAANPCIEGEGNEFTITGKGGVPPNPNDVLSYDSAQFNWVEPVANGSQKVEDKKAEIDIQPQAVIPAQGWTIDEREQVTLVAYNSGGGASARSLQPMANCIPR from the coding sequence ATGCCCCGCCAATCTTCTACACTATTTTTTGCTTTCTTACTACTATTTCCCTTCCCCGCCTTTGCTCAAATTATCCCAGATAATACTTTAGGTGCAGAAAGTTCGCGCATAGTTCCGGCAACTATCAATAATTTACCATCGGACAGAATAGAAGGCGGTGCAAATCGTGGTGTCAATTTATTTCATAGTTTCCGGGAATTTAATGTAGGTGAAGGGCGAGGAGCATATTTTGCCAATCCGAACGGTATTGCTAACATTTTCACTCGCGTTACTGGGGGCAATCCCTCAAATATTTTAGGCGTGTTGGGAGTGCAAGGCAATGCTAATTTATTTTTACTTAATCCCAGAGGGATTATCTTCGGCCCTAATGCGAGGTTAGATTTACGCGGTTCATTTTTAGCATCAAGTGCTAGCGGCATTCTCTTTAATAATGACTTTGAATTTAGCGCGGTCGATGCTAATGCAGTGCCATTATTAGCGATTAATATTCCTGTGGGCTTAAGATTTAGAGAAAATCCTGGGACAATTATCAACCAGTCAAAAACGGTGGGTGAAGTGCCAAATTTGCCCCCACTTCCCATAGAAATTCCTATTGTGAACAAAGTTGGCTTGGCCGTAGAACCCGGTAAAACTTTAGCGCTCATTGGTGGAGATATTCAACTGCAAGGAGGCAATTTAACAGCTTATAGCAGTCAAATTATTCTGGGCAGTGTCACAAGTCCAGGTATCGTGAAAGTTGAACCACTGCCTATAGATTTAAATTTAAACTATGACAATATCCAGAACTTTGGCAATATTGAATTATCTGATTCAATTATAAATACAAGTGGATTAGAAGGTGGCAGAATAGACATCATGGGATCGAACGTCACCCTTAACGGTTCGCGAATTTTGGCATTGACCTTCGGAAATATGGATGGTAGAGGTATTAACATCAATGCCCAACAGTTGCGAACTGATAATGGGTCGCAAATTTACACTCTAGCACTGGGAAATGGTGCTGCCGGCAATATCAACATCCGCGCTAGTAACTCAGTAGAAATGAGCGGCATTGGATTTGAGAGTTATCAACAGTTTTTACAGAATTATTTAATATCTGGAACAGCCAACCCTTTAGATCCGCAAATTGTTTTGAGCAGTGGTACTATTGGCACGGGAGTCGCAGGAACGATCGCCATTAATACGGGAAGACTGCTGATAAATAACGGCAGCATAGTAGGTAGCTCTACATTTGCCAGTGGCAATGGTGGAAATGTCACCATCCGTGCCAGAGAATTCGATCTAGCAGGTTCTGCAATTAACAGTGGCACGCTTGTGGGGAGTACCGGCATCGGCGGAAATATTACCTTTGAGGGAGAGCGATTGACAGTGCGTGATGGTGCTGCGATCGCTAGCGTTACTCGCAGTGGAGCGCCATCAGGAAATATCAATATTAAAGCGAATGAATCATTAGAAATCTTGCGTACTCCTGCTGGTAGTGCCGTGCAAACTCTGATTAGCACAAACGCTCTTGGTCAGAATGGAAATGCTGGAAACATTACCATCGACACCAAGAAATTAACTATTACTGATGGCGCTGGGATTAGCTTATCAAGTGGTGCAGCGATTGGTACTCAACTATTAAATACGACTGGAGGAGTGGGAGGTAATTTAACCATTAGAGCTAGTGAGTCGATAGAAATGGGAGGTATTTCTGAAGTTTTGGCAAATGGGAGTCGCAGTATTAGTTTTATCACCAGCGACACTTACTCATCCAATCGGGGAGGGGATATCTACATTTCCACACCTGTATTATTGCTAAGGAGTGGGGGATTTATTTCTGCTGGTTCTTTTGGTAAAGCAGATGCAGCTAATGTCACAATTGATGCACAAAAAGTGGAACTCATTGGTAATGGGAGTACTGGTGAATTTAGCACTGCTATTCAGGCTTCCGTTGGCTTTTTATACCTGTTGACGAATCCTAATGCGACGGCGAATGCAGGTTCTTTGAATCTGAATGTTAGTCAATTAACGATGCGGGATGGCGCAACGATTAATGTTCAGGCTTTAGGCAGGGGACAGGCAGGAAATATTAATGTTATAGCTGACTCAATAACTATGGAAAATAAAGCCAGTATCAATGCTTCTAATGACTCTGGTGGTGGGGGAAATGTTAATCTTAGAGCGCGAGATATCCAGTTGCGGCGCGAAAGCAGAATTGTCACCGATGCTGGTATTTCTGACGGTGGAAATATCAGGATTAATAGCGAAATTCTGGCGAGTTTACCCAATGAAAATAACGATATTACTGCTAATGCGCGTACTGCTAGGGGCGGTCAAGTTACAGTAAATGTCCCCAATATTTTTGGTTTTACAGCCGTTACCCGCGAACAAGCCAGAAGTAGTTTAGGACTGACTGACGCTGAATTTGCAGCTTTACAAGTGAATCCAACTTCTTTAATTGCTACTAGCGATATTGCGGCTATTTCTCAACAGGCTGGCCCCGCTTTACAAGGAGCGGTGACATTTAGCACTACTGGGGTGAATCCGGCTCAAGGATTGGTAGCTTTGCCGCAAAATGTAGTTGACCCTGCGACATTAATCGCCGCTAATCCTTGTATAGAAGGGGAAGGAAATGAGTTTACTATTACTGGTAAAGGAGGAGTGCCACCTAACCCTAATGATGTCCTCAGCTACGATTCTGCTCAGTTTAATTGGGTGGAACCAGTGGCAAATGGAAGCCAGAAGGTAGAAGATAAAAAGGCAGAAATAGACATTCAGCCACAGGCAGTTATCCCCGCTCAAGGTTGGACAATCGATGAGCGAGAGCAAGTAACGCTGGTAGCATATAATTCAGGTGGTGGTGCTTCTGCTCGCAGTCTGCAACCGATGGCAAACTGCATTCCGCGTTAA